The genomic DNA gcaggagctctGCGGCGAGGACCACGACCGAGGTGGTCCCGTCGCCCACCTCCTTGTCCTGttgctgcgcaagctcgacgaggatgcgACCCGCGGGGtggtcgacctcgagcagctgcagaATCGTCGCACCGTCGTTCGAAATCGTCACGTCACCAAtgtcgtcgacgagcatTCTGTGTAAGCCAAGCCACGTACTTGTCCAGGCCGACCGGGCCAAGCGACGTCTTTACAATGTTCGCAATCGACTGCACGGCAAGCACATTCTGGTCACGGATATCCGAGCCCGTCATGCGATTCCCGCCGATGAACAGGCCCGCGTTGCGCGGATTATTTTGGAAAATCTGCGCCATGGCGAGTCGTCGTCTCGaagccggcggcgacgcgtcggtGGCACTGAAAATCCCGGCCGAAGTTTTAGTCATCTATGTCTGTGCGCGCTAGCGGCGTGAGCGCTTCGGGCGGCCGTGGGACGTCTCCTCGAGGGGAATCGGCTCCAGGTCGCtgtcctcgtccgcgtccgagTCCTGGGCGTGGGCGTGGTCTTCGTGGTCATCAAAGAGCTCTTCGTCACTGTCAAGCACATCGTTcgcgacgcccgccgccTGGTCCTCGTACGCAaactcctcgtcgtcgtcttcgGGGATCGGGTCCTCGACGTCTTCAtactcgtcctcgtcctcgtcctcgtcctcgtcttcgtcgtcttcgtcgccgtcgccgccttGTGCGGCCTTGCGTGCGGCCTTTTCGGCCTttttgcgctcgacgttcttggcctgctcggccttgcgctcggccgcgaggcgcttctTGGCCGCAATCGTGCGCGactgctcggcgacctgctTGGCGGTCTTGTGCACATAGTCGTGGTAGAGTACTTCGCTGCCGTTGAGCCCCTCTTCGATCTTGACGAGACGCAGCTCCATGCGCGGCCCaatctcgcgcaggcgcaccgcacgctgTGTATTCACGTCGTTGCCACGGCCGACGTATGCTTgcggcagctcgacggcgtTCTTGGGGTCGGCAAtgtcctcggcctcggacTCGGCCTCGCTCGTATCGGTATCTTCGCCacccgccgcggcgctgccgcgcatgACGTACTCGGCAATGTCGGTCGCGTTCGCGAGGTTCACGAGCGCACGTCCATGGCGCTtgtgctcgccgccgtggcCCGTTACGCtgcccgacgaggcggccgagggcCGCGTCGACCCCTCGAtcatgcggcgcaccgagcgcgagacgcCGACCGGGCGCACGGAAATCAAAAAGTGCCGCCAGTCTACCGTCTTGGTCTCTGGGTTGTAGTTCAGCaggacgatgcggcggACTTGCGACAGGCGCATCGAGTGCACATGCAGCGGGGGAAAGAGGTTCTGAAAGACGGTGACGAGCAGCTTGACGTGCTTCTCTTCGCTGCTAAAGTTGTTCAGCAcaagcagcggcggcgtcgtgtACTCGGATCCCGGCGCCATgggccggcgcgacgcacgcaacacgtcgccgaccagcgcaTACTTGTTCACACGAAAGGTCACAGTCGGGCCCCGCGGGCACCGCATGATGCGCATATTTGTCCCAGCATTCGTCTGGTTAAAGATGAGCATGTGAGAAACGCCGAGCGGGCCCGACATGCTCATaaagtcgcgcaggcggttCTTTTCGCGCTCTTTcaggcgcgaggcggtgtTCGGCTCCAtggtgcggcgcacgtcgtgcacgagcccagcgacgccgcggccgaccTTGCCGCCGCGTATCACAAAGCTCTTGGGCGCACGCGTGTCCGTCTGCGAGTTGTTGATCGGACCCTTGAGATgcgtcctcgtcttccGCCGCTTGTTCCCCATCGTGGCCGCTCGGACGGAAATTTTTGTCGGCACGTGACCTACGCGTCTCCACGCGTGTTGTGATTGTGCGCCATGGacggcagcgaggcgcggcgcggactccagacgccgctgcgtggTATGTCGACGCCCATGAAGACGCCGATGCGTacgccgctgcgtcagaCGATGGATCAGACATCGTCGACGCCCATCACTCCGTTTGACACGATCGAGAAGCAGAAGGAGAATGTACAGCCCCGCGCACggggccgctcggcgcatgcgctgaGCACCACCTTTAGCATGCAGCACAaggagcgccaggagctcctgcagcagcagcgcaacgaGCACGAGAGTGCCGTAACAAGCGCGGACAATGCCGAGTCGGACGACCCGCTCGAGGCGTGGTGCGCGTACGTGAAGTGGTGCATCGACAACTACCCGTCGGGCAAGTCGTCCGAAagcggcgtcgtgccgctcctcgagcgcgcgacacgcacgtTCAAGGGAAATGAGCAGTATACGAATGACAGCAGGTACCTGCGCCTCTGGATTCTGTACGCTCAGCACACCGACGTGCCCCGCGACGTGTTCCAGTTCCTGCTCGCCAACGAGATCGggacgcgcctcgcggcgctgtacGAAGAGCTTgccgtcgtgctcgagggGCAGGGCGTgtacgacgaggcggatgcGACCTACAAGATGGGCatcgcacgccgcgccacgccgctcgaccgcctcaaGCGGCGGTACAACGAGTACCAAGAGCGCATCATGGCGCTCCCAGAGTCGTCCGCAGGCGACACACCGACCTATGCCAAGGCACTCGCACAAGCTATGGCACGCGCGGGACgcagcgtgctcggcaccaAGACGGGGCGCGGGGAAAGCAAGCCGACGAatgtgctcggcggccaccagccgctctcgagcgccgcgcgcccgaATGCACGCACCATGAACGTATACCGCGACGAGaacggcgacgagcagcagAGCACGCAGACGGGTCACTGGGACGAGCTGGAGAGCGACGCACAGCGCAAGAAGGAAAACaacgacgcacgccgctcgctcaAGCCAATGCACGCCATGACGCCGCGCACACAAGCGCGGGCACTCGAGGTGTTTTGCGATTCGGACGAGGACCAGAGCccggagcgccgcacgccgcgccgcgacgacgtcTTTCGCCGCTCGGGCACGAGCGAGACGGACAAGCTAAAGAAGTCGCCGTTTTTGTACTATGAACAgcaggagctcgccaaggccacAGAGGCGCCCACGCCCAAGGCGGAGCCGTCCAAGCCCAGGGCCGACCCCAAGGTAGCCAAGTCTCACCGCACCAAGCCCCGCCCGGCAGCTAAGCCCACCAACGAGCGGCAcattgcgccgctcgccgaaaTGTACCCCGGCGCAGACATTGCCGCGTGCCTCGCTGAAAAGCACCGCCCGATCCGCGCGACACACGAACTGTGCTATgaggagctgcaggcgctccgccGTGCTCCGCACGTCCTTGGCCGTGCCGATCCTTttgctgcgctcgacgctcaACAGGGGCGCTGGCTGCCGGAGATCCAGGCACGCCCACGGCCGCCAAGCCCGACGATCGTGACCAAGGCGATGCAGGTCGAGGTGAACGGCATGTTTGGCGGCGATAGCGACAGCGAGGAGGATGCGTCGGACGAATCATCGGACGCGTCGGAAGAGGACGTGCGCCCGATCGTGCGTCACACAAACGACGAGAACGGAGGCGtgcagccgacgccgcagcGTACGCCGTttggcacgcggcgcacaccgtttggcgcgacgccgcagcgcacgccgctcggtGCAGCCAaggcgcctgccgccgtcgctgcgATCTACCAggacgaagacgaggaggaggacgaggcgcgcgcggaaTTCGAGGGCGCACGCGTGCCGTTCCAGCCGCTCACGCCGATTACGgagcgcacggagcgcaccgagtTTTCGCGGTACACCGCCGgaacgccgcgcgacgtctcgtttgaggagcgtgcgcaggccaACGACGAGCAGAACGAGGAATAtgcccgaggcgacgctgcgcctgaAGCCGatgacgctgcgccggaagccggcctcgacgctgcTGCCTCCCCCACGGAGCCGACCGGCGGCCTTGCCGCGCCTACGTCGACGCTCCAGCTCCCCAACCCCTGCTCTCCTGCCGACCCCGAGATTGTTGCGACGCTGCTCAACAACCTACGCGTCCCCGTTTCCTCGCGTGTCGGCTACGTGGATCTGCACGACGAGCCATCGACGTACCTTGCCGATCTGCAACGCAAGATCAAGACacatgcgcgccgctcggtgAGTGGCATGcaggcgtcgagcgcggtgtGCAACCTGTCGGTCGCATCGATGGACCTTGCGATCCACCAAAAGATCGGCGAAGGAGGCTACGGCGCCGTgttcctcgcgcaggacgcgaACCAGAGCATCCCcctcgccggcgacgccgaggcgcgctaCGACGAAATCGATCTCGACGATgtcgacgagatcgagcgccgcgagcttgTTGCGCTcaaggtcgagcgccccgCGAACCCCTGGGAGTTTTATGtgctggacgagctgcgtgagcgtctgcccgcgtcgctgcgtgcgtcggtggtcggcgcgcgtcggtaCGTTGCGTGTGGCGGCGAGTCGatgctcctcctcgagtacggctcgcgcggcacgctcctcgagctcgtgaACCAGGCAAGTGCGGCTGGTGTCGCCCCccccgcgagcgccggcagtgccggcggcgtggaAGAGGTGCTTGCGATGTTCTTTGTGATTGATTTGCTGCGTACCATCGAAGGACTGCACGATGCGCAGATGCTGCACGGCGACCTCAAGATCGACAACTGCATGGTGCGCTCTGCCCccagcgacggcgcgtggcCGAGTGCGTACGACGCGTCGAATGCCGCGTGGCGTGGCCAAGGCGTGATGCTGATCGACTTTGGGCGTGCGGTTGATCTGCGGTGCTACCCTCCCGAGCAGACCTTTTTGGCGGACTGGCAGCCCGGCGTGCAGGACTGTGTCGAGATGCGCGAGATGCGGCCGTGGACCTACCAAGCAGACTACTATGGCCTGGCGTCGATTGCGTACTGCCTGCTCTTTGGCAAGTACATGGAGACGACTTCGTTTGTGGGCGATGACGGCCGCAAGACGTACAAGATCCAGcagccgctgcggcgctaCTGGCAGACGGAGCTCTGGACGCGCTTTTTCCACCTGATGCTCAACCCCCGGCACCACGGCGAGCTCCCCGTgaccggcgcgcttgcgtcgctgcgcgaggagatGGAAACGTGGCTCGCAGCAAACAGCTTCCGCGCCGGCAAGAACCTCAAAGGCCTGCTGAAAAAGATGGAAATTTGGGCGCTACGACCTAATTAACGCGGCGGGCCGAGGCCATCCAGTAGTTCTGTGTCGCCATCTCGCTCAGGCGCGAGAGGAGGCGGGCGAACGCAAACATCTCTTCCTCACCGCTAAAGATGGACGAGCTGCCGATGTCGTCGGCGGTCATCTTGAGGTCGTCCATCAGGGCGCGCATCTGGTCGCTGGTACCCTTGCTCTTGTCCATAGCGGTCGTACCACTAAAGACCTTCATCAGCTCGACCTCGGACGAGCAGATCAGGCGCGTCTTGCTCTCGTAGGCTGCGTCGACAAACGTGATAAAGCGGCGGGCCAAGTCGCGCATGTCGAGGCTCATCAAGGGAATGTCTTCGATAAAGATGGTGTTGAACTCGCTGCAGAGCGCAATGTAGTCTGCCGCGCTGCGAGGGCGTCCACACAAGTCCATAAACGAGAAGCGCGCCACCTGCTTCGTGCTCTGCGGCACGACCAGCGGGCGGCCCCACACCTTGACCGTGTAGTCCTTGCGGATCTCCTGGCCGTCGGTGAGCGCGGCCCACTGCTTCTCGAACTCGGCCTTGGACTGGGGGTCGTTCTCGAGGTAGTACACCTGATgccgctcctgctcgacctTGCGGTAGTCCGTGCCCGAGTTGAGGTCCGTGACGAGGTACTGCGTCTCGAGCAAGTGGATGCACGGCATGAAGCTCGAGCGCTGGATACCGTTCTTGTACAGCTCCGACGGCTGGCGGTTCGACGTCATGACGCTCACCACGCCGTAGCGCATCAGgccctcgagcacgcggcggaGGATCATGGCATCGACAATGTCCACCACCTGGAACTCGTCAAAGCACAGGACCTCGGTCTGCTGCGCGATCTCACGCACCACCGGCTCGATCGGGTCAATCTCGCCGCCCTCGtgggcgtcggcagcggacggcggcttgggcggcacgccgggcagcgagcgcgcctgcggcgcgttcGCCTGGCCGACGATGCCCGATGACCGGTGGTATTTGGACTTGTACGCGTGCGAGCGCTTGTGCACATCGATCATAAACTGGTGGAAGTGCAcacggcgcttgcgcgtgATGTTCGGAGGGAGCGTGTTGTAGAAGAGGTCCATCAGCATGCTcttgccggtgccgacgtcgccgtACAAATAGAtgccttgcggcgcgccttcgGGGCGCACTGCCTCTGTGCtcaccgccggcgcacggctAAACGCAGAGGCGAGCTTGCCAAAGACGCTCTGCGAGCGCATCTGCTCCGTGACACCGAGCATCTTGCTCTGCTCCAGCTTGCCCTCTTCCTGCTCGGGCAGCGGCAGGAACGAGAGCAAGGAGCTAAACATGCTCGGCTTCTTTGGCTGCTCCACGAGCCCATCTTCGGGGTCGGGCACCGCGGGCTGCTTgtacgcacgcagctcgttgtgcagcgtctgcagcacgccgacgatCCGGCGCTGGAACTGGTCGTCCCGCACGGTCCCGccgtcgaccagcgcctggtAGCCCTGCTCGGGGCTCGTCTCGTGCGTaccaggcgcagcgtccgTGCTCAAATAGGcacgcggcacgcgcgccgcacacaGCGCCCGGGGGGCCCAGGCCGAGACCCTTCCGAGACtccgcatcgtcgtcggaAACCACGTGGCTTACCGTGCCATGGAGCTGGTGGTGCCCCCGGCCACTGCGAagcggctcgccgcgctgcaggacgaGACGGgtgtgccgccgagccTGTGCACCACGCTGCAGGATGAGCTCCAGCCCATGATGGAcggcacgagcgcagccgacctcggcgaggggccggcgcgtctttcgcgcgcggccctcgtcgcggtcggccgctgggcgcaggcgagcgggcgccccgcgctgcgcctcagCGAGCTTGTGCGTGGCGCATCGGTGTATATCCCGCCGCGCCCTGTCTACGTGCGGCccaaggagctcgacgagtcgctcgagcagatccAACGCAtgcacgcgcagcgtgaCTATGAGCAAATGatggagcgtgcgcggccttATACGATCCGCGATACCTACCGCCCCCCCCCCAGCGAgtcggcggcggagcgcatcgcgtggcgcgagtcgcgcgagcAGATCAGTGCCATTTTTAACGTGTTCCTCAGTGTCGGCGCTGTCTTTACCGCTGCGTGGTGGGCCGCCGGGAATACGCCACCGGTCTGGGTACGTGGTGTGCTTCACACAGAAAGTTTCCATTGCGCTGCTACTGGGCCTTTTGGTCGGCAttgccgaggtcgtgctCTATACACGCCACTGGCGCGCGGTCgatgcgcgtcggcgctcgtATGCCAAACGCGCCGCTTCTATACACCAGCAGCAAGCGGACGGCCGGCCGCATCcgcgccggctgcgcgccgcgccgcgagaaTGAGGTCCGCGATTTCTTCCACGCCCGTGCCCTGCTTGACGCTTGCAAAGACCGTAGGACCATTGTCACGCATCTTGTCCGCATCACGACGCATCACCTCGAGggacgcgccgacgtgctccgCGAGGTCGATCTTGTTCacgacgagcaggtcgcTCTGCGAGATGCCGGGGCCGCCCTTGCGGGGCACCTTGTCGCCGCCCGACACGTCGATGACGTATACGTGaaagtcggcgagctcgacgctgAACGCGGCCGCCAGGTtgtcgccgccgctctCGACAAAGAGGAGCTGCGTGTCGTACTCAGcctggagctgctcgagcacctccaTGTTCGCCGAGATATCCTCGCGGATCGCCGCGTGGGGGCATCCACCGgtctcgacggcgcggatGCGGTTCGCGtcctggagcgcggcgttGCGCACGAGGAACTCTTGGTCCTCGCGCGTAAAGATGTCGTTCGTCACCACGCCGAGGTTGTActtgtcgcgcagcgtgcgacacagcgcgaggagcagcgccgtcttgcccgagccgaccgggccgccgatgccgacggTGAACGCACGCTCGTTCCAGTTGCGGTGCGCATAGTTCGgcaggtcgcgctcgccaaaCTTGCCGGGGTGCTCCATAATCTCGTGCGTGTGGCCGTGCTCGTTCGCTGCGTGGCTATGGCTGTGGCCGCCGTggtcgtgcgcgtgcgcgtcggcgccgacgccggccgccttGGTGAACGGGACCGTGCTCATGGAGGAACGGTTTTAGTAAGCTATGCTAGTCCCACTGGGGACCGAGAATGTCGTagcgcttgccgcgcacggcccacAGGCCCCAGTTGGCCTTGACGGCGATACGCGTATCAAAGTCAGCGATCGCCCACTGCTGGCTCGCGAATGCGTTCTCGCCGGGGGTCAGCAGCCAGTCAAACTCGCCGCtcacgccgtcgaccgACTCAAAggcgagcacgtcgcgctccacATCCGCCGGCGAGAAGCCGGAGATAAACAGGgggcagcgcgtcgagagGATCTGGCCGAGGGCCTGCGCCcactcgcgctgcgcctggactaccggcgcggcctgcaGCGAGGTAAAGGCGCCTTGCTGGGGGCGCATCGCAACGAccgccggctcgggctcggcggccgggACGTCGCCACCGGCGGGGTTCTTGGCGACTTCGCTGGGGCGGAAGCCCGTCTGCGGCTTGGTCggctcctcgccctcgaccggcgcgtTAGTCGCAAAGTAggtctcgcgcgcggcggccatgcggcgctcgtcgtcgcgctcctcggcgcgcagccgcgcctGCTCTTCCACCGCAATCTGGCTGGGGAAGCCAAAGCCGGGCGAGAAGGCGAAAAAGACATCGGTGTAGGGGTCAAACGGCTCAAAGAGGCGGTGCACCTGCTCGTACGTCGACTGGATCACGGTGATCGTGAGGttcggcgcgacggcgatgctgcgcgagggGAAGGGGTAATTGGtcgcgcgctccttgtACCCCGGCGAGTTCCACGGGCCGGGCACGTTCTTGGCAGGCAGAGCCGCCTCGGGGCCGACCATGATGATGTGCACCGGCACCTTGGCAAAGACGTAGGAAATCTGGCGCCAGACGTcgggcggcagcgtcgcctcggcacgcgcaccCACCACAAAGATGCGCACCGGGTCCAGGTTCgggcgcgcaccgagctcggggtgcagcgtcgtgcgcagcggcgcaagcgagCGCATACCCTCGTGCGTgaggcgcgacgagcggcgcgtgtaCGGCGAGTGCTGGTGCAGCGCTGCGACGACCGTCATGGGGAAAGTGAGCAGCTTGGAGACGTGGCgcttgctgcgctccgAGTTGATGGAAGGGAAGTTGCGCGTGTAAAACATCTGGTCCCACCCGGAGAAATTCacgacctcgtcggcgggctgctcggcgggcaGCTCAAACTCGGCCATGCGGCGGCCACTGCGGAGGtcgtgctcgtcctcgttGGCCTCGCGGAGGCGTGCAACGTACTGTGCGTGCTCCGTGTCCTCCGCCCACTCTTTCTCGGAAAAGTGCGTCGGCCAACCGCAGTCGGGGCACTCAAagtcgacgagcttgcgcacgccgtaCTTGGACATGCTCACCGGGCACGGCGCCATCGTGCGTATCCGGtcgccacgcgcgcgcatcgcgggAATCGGCGACTCGGACAGTTTGTGGAAGAGGTTgtcctggtcgagcagcggcggccgcgacgcctcCTGCCGCGCATTCGGCATGCGGCGCTTAAAGAGGCCAAAGAGCGTACGGCTATGAGCGACACTCGGCACGCCCCGCAccgccgggcggcgggcggccagcagcggcgacgcaaACACCACGCTCCGCATGAGAGTCAGAGAAAGCCCGGTTCTTCGCTGACTAAGCACGACCATggaggcggccgcggcgctaCGCAAGGCGCggatcgacgcgctgcggagtctgcgccgcgcagaagagacgcgcgacacgAGTGCGATTGAAGAGAACGCATTTGGGCGGGCGGTCAAGGAGTCGTAccgcgcgagcgagccgccggCAGACTTTACGCCGGGGCCCACGGTGCTCAGCACCTTGGAACAGGGTACGTTGCTTTGCTGACCCCAGACATTGCGGGCCTACAGGAACGCGTCATTGcagaggacgaggcggcacAGAACGAGCAGCTGGACCTTGCGGCGATCGCTCCAAAGCGGCCCAACTgggacctgcgccgcgactaTGACAAGCACAAtgcacgcctcgagcggAAAACCAAGGCGGCGATCCGCGCACTGATCGGTACGTGCATCTTCTAACGCAGTGCAACGCCTGCATGGCGGCAAAAGTAACGAGGCAGAAGCCACCGCGCGActggtcgccgaggcggagccgGAGGACGACGAATAGTGTACGATAGTCTACTTGCGGTAGGGAATGTGGTTCTGCTTCTCCTGGATCAGGTCGTAGAACACCGCACGACGGTTGCCGTACGCGTCCTTGACGAGCCACTGCGCGTGCttcgccgcctcgcgctcgctcagGTTCGGCTTGAAgcggtcgcgcaggcggtcaAAGGTCGGCGAGCCCTTGAAACTGGGCAGGTCCGTGCCGAGCATCAGCGCGCAGGTCGTGACGATCTCCTCGGTGAACGGACGGCAGGCAAGGTACGCCTTGACAACCAGCTGCTCAAACATACGGAAGCCGGGCGAGTCGGGGCCGCCCATCACCGCGACCATCTCCATCGAAAGCTTGAACGAGTAGGGCTCGAAGCGCATGCCACCCGGACCAATGTCAAAGAGGAAACCAAAGTCGATGTGCACGAGGTGGCCCTCACCATCGATCATAATATTACCATTGTGGCGGTCGCGGATCTGGAGGATGTGGCACACGACCGAGTACGCGGCCATCGACTGGATAAAGttgaggcgcgcgcgctggaaCGTCACCGtgtcctcggcgccgaagcgcgtcCGGAAGAAGTCGGGCAGGTCGTTGATCTTTGCGCGGCCCATCTCGTCACGCGACGTGGCGTTCGGCACGACGTCAATCACACCACAGCCCGGCGCAGTGGCCGTGACGCGGTAGGGGTCGAGGTACACGTCGAGGCCGATCGACATAAAGATGTTCTTGAACTGCGCAATGACCTGTAGGGCCAGCACGTCCTGACGACAGTCGTCACCGACCTTGAAGATGGCACTCTGCCACACGTCGTGGTACTGCTCCTCCTGCTGGCtctgctcctcctcgtcggcaatGCCGAgggggcggcgcaccaggAACGTCGCCATGAACGGAGCCTTGGCGTGACTCTGCAGAGGACGGCCGCTCTTGCGGTCCAGGCCGACCACCACACCATCGGGGTTCGACGGGAGGTAGACACCCGGCTCGAGCTGGATCTTGGCCATTTCCTCGTCGATCTTGGCCTTCTTCTCGGGCTTGCTCTTCTTGATGTACGGCTTGAGCTTGCCCGAGATCGACGTGACCTCGTTGAAAAAGGCAAACTCCTTCTGGTAGAACTCCTGCGCGGGGCCCgacagctgcgcgacaatCTTGTCGACCAtcgtgtcgagcgtcggc from Malassezia japonica chromosome 1, complete sequence includes the following:
- the MSS51 gene encoding translational activator for mitochondrial COX1 (BUSCO:EOG09261OKK; COG:S; EggNog:ENOG503NTVQ), which codes for MRSVVFASPLLAARRPAVRGVPSVAHSRTLFGLFKRRMPNARQEASRPPLLDQDNLFHKLSESPIPAMRARGDRIRTMAPCPVSMSKYGVRKLVDFECPDCGWPTHFSEKEWAEDTEHAQYVARLREANEDEHDLRSGRRMAEFELPAEQPADEVVNFSGWDQMFYTRNFPSINSERSKRHVSKLLTFPMTVVAALHQHSPYTRRSSRLTHEGMRSLAPLRTTLHPELGARPNLDPVRIFVVGARAEATLPPDVWRQISYVFAKVPVHIIMVGPEAALPAKNVPGPWNSPGYKERATNYPFPSRSIAVAPNLTITVIQSTYEQVHRLFEPFDPYTDVFFAFSPGFGFPSQIAVEEQARLRAEERDDERRMAAARETYFATNAPVEGEEPTKPQTGFRPSEVAKNPAGGDVPAAEPEPAVVAMRPQQGAFTSLQAAPVVQAQREWAQALGQILSTRCPLFISGFSPADVERDVLAFESVDGVSGEFDWLLTPGENAFASQQWAIADFDTRIAVKANWGLWAVRGKRYDILGPQWD
- a CDS encoding uncharacterized protein (COG:S; EggNog:ENOG503P6M5) translates to MEAAAALRKARIDALRSLRRAEETRDTSAIEENAFGRAVKESYRASEPPADFTPGPTVLSTLEQDIAGLQERVIAEDEAAQNEQLDLAAIAPKRPNWDLRRDYDKHNARLERKTKAAIRALIVQRLHGGKSNEAEATARLVAEAEPEDDE
- a CDS encoding uncharacterized protein (EggNog:ENOG503NU9X; COG:J; BUSCO:EOG09263NE7); this translates as MGNKRRKTRTHLKGPINNSQTDTRAPKSFVIRGGKVGRGVAGLVHDVRRTMEPNTASRLKEREKNRLRDFMSMSGPLGVSHMLIFNQTNAGTNMRIMRCPRGPTVTFRVNKYALVGDVLRASRRPMAPGSEYTTPPLLVLNNFSSEEKHVKLLVTVFQNLFPPLHVHSMRLSQVRRIVLLNYNPETKTVDWRHFLISVRPVGVSRSVRRMIEGSTRPSAASSGSVTGHGGEHKRHGRALVNLANATDIAEYVMRGSAAAGGEDTDTSEAESEAEDIADPKNAVELPQAYVGRGNDVNTQRAVRLREIGPRMELRLVKIEEGLNGSEVLYHDYVHKTAKQVAEQSRTIAAKKRLAAERKAEQAKNVERKKAEKAARKAAQGGDGDEDDEDEDEDEDEDEYEDVEDPIPEDDDEEFAYEDQAAGVANDVLDSDEELFDDHEDHAHAQDSDADEDSDLEPIPLEETSHGRPKRSRR
- a CDS encoding non-specific serine/threonine protein kinase (COG:D; EggNog:ENOG503NVH0), whose product is MDGSEARRGLQTPLRGMSTPMKTPMRTPLRQTMDQTSSTPITPFDTIEKQKENVQPRARGRSAHALSTTFSMQHKERQELLQQQRNEHESAVTSADNAESDDPLEAWCAYVKWCIDNYPSGKSSESGVVPLLERATRTFKGNEQYTNDSRYLRLWILYAQHTDVPRDVFQFLLANEIGTRLAALYEELAVVLEGQGVYDEADATYKMGIARRATPLDRLKRRYNEYQERIMALPESSAGDTPTYAKALAQAMARAGRSVLGTKTGRGESKPTNVLGGHQPLSSAARPNARTMNVYRDENGDEQQSTQTGHWDELESDAQRKKENNDARRSLKPMHAMTPRTQARALEVFCDSDEDQSPERRTPRRDDVFRRSGTSETDKLKKSPFLYYEQQELAKATEAPTPKAEPSKPRADPKVAKSHRTKPRPAAKPTNERHIAPLAEMYPGADIAACLAEKHRPIRATHELCYEELQALRRAPHVLGRADPFAALDAQQGRWLPEIQARPRPPSPTIVTKAMQVEVNGMFGGDSDSEEDASDESSDASEEDVRPIVRHTNDENGGVQPTPQRTPFGTRRTPFGATPQRTPLGAAKAPAAVAAIYQDEDEEEDEARAEFEGARVPFQPLTPITERTERTEFSRYTAGTPRDVSFEERAQANDEQNEEYARGDAAPEADDAAPEAGLDAAASPTEPTGGLAAPTSTLQLPNPCSPADPEIVATLLNNLRVPVSSRVGYVDLHDEPSTYLADLQRKIKTHARRSVSGMQASSAVCNLSVASMDLAIHQKIGEGGYGAVFLAQDANQSIPLAGDAEARYDEIDLDDVDEIERRELVALKVERPANPWEFYVLDELRERLPASLRASVVGARRYVACGGESMLLLEYGSRGTLLELVNQASAAGVAPPASAGSAGGVEEVLAMFFVIDLLRTIEGLHDAQMLHGDLKIDNCMVRSAPSDGAWPSAYDASNAAWRGQGVMLIDFGRAVDLRCYPPEQTFLADWQPGVQDCVEMREMRPWTYQADYYGLASIAYCLLFGKYMETTSFVGDDGRKTYKIQQPLRRYWQTELWTRFFHLMLNPRHHGELPVTGALASLREEMETTSKAC
- the AFG1_1 gene encoding peroxisome-assembly ATPase (EggNog:ENOG503NV41; BUSCO:EOG09262OJ4; COG:S), giving the protein MRSLGRVSAWAPRALCAARVPRAYLSTDAAPGTHETSPEQGYQALVDGGTVRDDQFQRRIVGVLQTLHNELRAYKQPAVPDPEDGLVEQPKKPSMFSSLLSFLPLPEQEEGKLEQSKMLGVTEQMRSQSVFGKLASAFSRAPAVSTEAVRPEGAPQGIYLYGDVGTGKSMLMDLFYNTLPPNITRKRRVHFHQFMIDVHKRSHAYKSKYHRSSGIVGQANAPQARSLPGVPPKPPSAADAHEGGEIDPIEPVVREIAQQTEVLCFDEFQVVDIVDAMILRRVLEGLMRYGVVSVMTSNRQPSELYKNGIQRSSFMPCIHLLETQYLVTDLNSGTDYRKVEQERHQVYYLENDPQSKAEFEKQWAALTDGQEIRKDYTVKVWGRPLVVPQSTKQVARFSFMDLCGRPRSAADYIALCSEFNTIFIEDIPLMSLDMRDLARRFITFVDAAYESKTRLICSSEVELMKVFSGTTAMDKSKGTSDQMRALMDDLKMTADDIGSSSIFSGEEEMFAFARLLSRLSEMATQNYWMASARRVN
- a CDS encoding uncharacterized protein (EggNog:ENOG503Q558; COG:S) encodes the protein MSTVPFTKAAGVGADAHAHDHGGHSHSHAANEHGHTHEIMEHPGKFGERDLPNYAHRNWNERAFTVGIGGPVGSGKTALLLALCRTLRDKYNLGVVTNDIFTREDQEFLVRNAALQDANRIRAVETGGCPHAAIREDISANMEVLEQLQAEYDTQLLFVESGGDNLAAAFSVELADFHVYVIDVSGGDKVPRKGGPGISQSDLLVVNKIDLAEHVGASLEVMRRDADKMRDNGPTVFASVKQGTGVEEIADLILAARRAAGADAAGRPLAAGV